One Citrus sinensis cultivar Valencia sweet orange chromosome 5, DVS_A1.0, whole genome shotgun sequence genomic window, GACCTACCATAAgatattttgtgaatttgtaGGAGTTGAAAATTCAATGGAGAATGCCAATCAAGAATGTACACAGAACAGAAGTTCTCATGCTGTAAGATAAGAAATTGTCGTTCTACTGAACCTAAAACCTGAGTAGAACGATCCAACGTTTTGCTAAGCAGATATTCGAGcctttttttctcaaatttttcacTCAAGATGTCAGATAACCTCCATATCAAATTCATCCCCTGATTTCAAGACAGATGTATTTTCCGCATCACAACTATTTTATCCTTCCATGACATTAACCAAAAAGATGGCACAGGCTCCAGCCATTTTGCATAAGATTGTTTAACATAAGCAAAAAAAGAgattatgaaaaaatgaaatatagatAATCTTTTGAACTTCCATAAATTATTCCAATCCTTGTATATTATAAGGGGAAAActgcttgcaaaaaaatttcacGCAGCGTGGACGCAGTAGCAgattaaaagaataagaaatgcAAACAGAAGTAGTCTCCAAGGTTCACTCACCGCGGGATCAAAAGGTTTTCCCACAGTTGGCACTACAGCTACTTGCATGCTCCTCATGATCTCCACAAATTGCTTATATATACCTTGATAACTTGTATCtatctttttctccttttctgtCTCTGGTTTGATTTGCAGTCTCGCTCTCTCAAAACTGTCCACCAAAAGCAAAAGTCTCTCAATCACTTCGCCCTGGGCATCAGACCTTACAGCCAGCCTCTCCTTCTCCGATCTCTTCctagaattttcaaaatctgctTGCAAGCGGATGCATTTCTCCTTCCCAGAGGTTATCTCCGCTGATAGTGAGGAAACTTTCTGTAacaattcattcttctcatatTGTACTATAAAAATTCGAGCTTCGATATCAGATACAGCCTTTTCATCTCCATTAGACACAGCCTCCTTGTAGGCTTCAATCAATGTCTTCAGATTCAACAGATGTTTCTGATCTGCTTCACTTCCAGAGGCTTGTTCACCATCATGGAAACCCTCCTTGTTATTTATCTAACAAGAAAAGCCAAGAGTACAAATCATCTAAAGAAAACTGggaatgaaaaaatgaaaccGAATAGTTTCTCATTGTTTACTTTACAAGACACTTTGCACGACATTAAAACAATAGCATGGAAACATATCAAACTCCAATTAAagcaacaaaaacaattaaatatgtAACAACATGAATGATTAAATATGTAGcctagaagaagaagaagtaatACATGATAACAACTGAACGATGAGTTATAAAATCCATAAGGTACGTTACATAATCTTAGACGAGGCAATTTAACCATAAAGTTTGCATTAAACTTCAGTATTTCCAAACatttgataaaaagaaaagcgTACAGCGAAGAAAGACTTGAAGCCAGGCGCTGTATTGTTGTGAAGGGGAAGTTCTAGGTTTAAGAGAGGAGGTCTCCGATTGAAAGAGTGAAGGGCTAGGGTTTTTCTGTGTCTATACAGAGAAGCAGAAGAAGAAAGGCGCGGAGAAGCTAAGAAGGAGTGGTTTGAGAGCGCAACAGCCATTCGATTGACTTCAGACTGATTGATAATTGATTAACGCCTACTCTTTTAGTGAAGAGCTGTTTTCTCTTCCTCAATTTAgcttttattatgttttcaaTATTCACACCAAAGGGTTTTCGCTTCCCAGCTGGGTGCTGCCTTCCCCGTCCCCTGTCGCCCCTCCGTTATTATCATGTTCTAGATTTATCCGGACTTTCGGATACGagttgataatttattttcttttttcttttttcttttttcttttttgttggggTTGGTGGGAAATAATATTTAGCAATGCCGTTATTTATTTGCTCATTtagtttatttgaaaataaataaataaacaacatGGTTTCagcaaaagttaaaaattaaaaacatagtCATACATCTGCAGCACTTTCTCAAAAGTTTCAAGCCAACTGATAGTACAAATTTGTCCACTTGAAAGGATTTTATGAGATTGattcagaaaaagaaaaaaaaaaaaaggtgaattTCACTTCTACCGGAGATTCAATTCGTTATCTGAAGTTGAAACTTAAGCCTGATAGTCACATTTGCATTCATCCAGTAGATCTCATAGTTATGGCTGTATACAGTATTCAGAAGATCCCGGTTTTGAAGGGAGGAATGGGATATCTTACAACACAGgagtttctattttttctctgGAGTGCTCAAAAGCAACTCAGTTCAATTGCCTTCTcatcatatttttgtttttgttttttttttgttttttttaaatcagtACGCTTACATTTATTATCAAGAAGTTAAAAGCAGTAACAATTCCTTTCAGCTTAAACCAAATCATCCATTCAAATAGCGTCATATAAAATCAAAAGGCATCTAGTTGGAATACCGTTGTCCTGTATTTACACATCTTTCTGATTTGCCTGGAGGTAAGGAGGAAAACTTGGGCATAATATAGTAAAAAGCATTTTGCACATCCTCTTTCACTACACATATTTGATGTTCCTAAGCAAGCATTCTGCTTCTGACCAGAAAAAaatactttcttttcttttctggcCACAGATTGTGCTGCGGAAAACCAGAGTTATTTCTAGAAACAAACTCAACCAAGTTTcctgaaacaaaacaaaaccaaaactaTAATTCCACAGCAATATGAAATTCCCACACCAACATATAGTACTTGATTTAACTGGTATAACTAAGTCTACGATAGCTCCAAGTTTTCATCATAACCACCTAAACAAACTAGCATACACAAACTAGTACTGACAAAGCCCACCAAGTCATCTTCCTGCTCCCACCTGCCAGAGtacctacaaaaaaaaaaaaaatcaatagagAATGTCATAATGCAGCAGTAATGAAAGCATAAAAAACACAATAAGagtacaataaataaatttcctcATCAGGGTTGACAAGGAAATAAATAGTATTTAGCCAATTAATATTTCTAGCTTCCAAATTTATTAGCACTCATTCAGATCCATGGATGAGAAGAGGTCAAAACCAATGacctaaaattattaaaattccCAAATGCGTTACAACCATGCGCAAGATTGACTACAACCAATCAATTTAAGGTTTTCTAAGAACCAGCCAAcctttttttagttttcaaCAGCACCACCTCGTCAACATAACAAATTTGATGAGAGTATTTGACCTAATAGCAAATTTGATGAGTATTTGACCTAATAACAAATTTGATGAGTATTTGACCTAATAACCCTAGCAAACATTCCAGATTTATCTTCTACTACAACATGAAATGCAGAGTAGTAATTAACGAAGGGAAAATACAATTTTGAAGAATTAAGTAAGGCTTCTGTTATTCAACAATTCATATGTTCCACGTAAGAGAATGCAAAAAGCAATTAAGGAAGATTTCTGTTGTCTTCCTTTCTATATCCAGCAAATTCAGACATTAAAAAGAGAAGTTAcagttattaataattaaataacccCAAAAGCTAACAGAAGAACAGTTCACTCAAAGTTATACCACAGGACTACTGGCTTTCTTGTACtccaaaaaacaaagaaatgcCTTAATATAACATGCATCATAGGTTAATATACATATAACAGCATCATCAAACGGAACTAACTAAAATTTGACAGTAATAAGCATCAAcagaatttttcattattcatCAACCTGGAAGAGTCAATTCATAGAAAAGCATACCTGCACAGGAACATATCTGCATTTCATTgcacaattattttttcataaagagCAAGCTTCAGCAACTACTTCATCTTCAACTTCTGAGCCACGACCTTGGATACCAAACCTGTTGAGCAGTTCTGTGTAAGTCAAGGACAAATCCAATGGCAAATTCACATCTTCCCTTTCACTGAACCCTTTACTACCATCATCATGCGGGCAAACAACATCACCAAAACCACTTTCAACAGGCTGCTTCATATGTATGATCTTACCAAACAACTGAATTGACCTAACACCAACTTTTGTCGAGTTACAGCCCTGGTTCCCACCAAGTTCAGTGCCAAAGGAATGCACACTACTGTGGCTATCGGGTGATAAGTTGTCAGACTGTGAACTGCCAATGTTCAGCTCAGTGGACACACGTCTCAACTTTGGCACCATGTTGTTGCCAAAGATACCATCAGAGGACATCTGATGATTATTCTCGCTTATGAAGTTTGATAAACTAAATAAGCTATAAGGATTTTGCCTGGCTCCCTGCATGCCAGCAggaaaagtattataattcaACAATGAAGGGTTCAGGCACCCCACTGTTGAATTACCTAAACCGTTCACTGGAAAGAAGATTTCCTCTTCTACATCAGTCATTGATCCATAATTCGGAGAAAATTTCAGTCTCTTTGCCGGAGGGAATGCGGTATGAAGTGGTTGTGTGGGAGAAACAAATTCAATTTGCCAGGGACTTACTCTCTTTGCATTCTGCAGAATTTCAGGTTCATCCCAAGTAACCTGTGACATAAAACTTCAAAATCTTAAATTGTCCAAAAGGTAAATggatgaaaatattttgaaggtTACAGAATAAAGTTTAGTTCCTCTGTTTTGTCATCACCACACAGAATCAAACTGTCATAAAATCTACTGTTCTAATTTTTatgagaaaaaggaaaaagcaagcATGGATAAAAATGAACTGCTTCTTAGAAATAACATACTGTTAtcctagaaaataaaaactttttcattttcaagtttcatcAATTTCAACTATTTTAGGAAAGTGCAAAACATAGGCCTCATATATACAAGTAGTAGAAAGTGCATAAAAGCTTTAGAATATCATTTTCAGGCACAGTTCAATGACATTATCTAAGCATACACTTACAGAAACAAGGGAGATAAACTGTATGCACTTGGGGTCCAAACTTCTAATACCAGTTGCAATTAGACACGCCATTAGTCATAACCTACAAGCTCTTTGACGATCTGACTTCACGATGACCTAAATTTAGCACAAAATTTTGTTGTCCAAATATTAAATACTCTATTTATGTTGTGAATCTTTCTAAGGGATTGACAACAATAGTCCATGCACAATATTGCTGCAGTATCAAATACGGTGCAATACTCCATACAAAACATGAAACTATATTGTATAAAATGATAACCTCATAATGAACCCATGAACAGATACAAAAGCTATACAACTCTCAGGAGTTTATTCAGACTATTGGTTCCACCAAATTACCAAAAGAAAATGTACAATATTAAGAACTATTATTTTACCATGCTTATTAATTGCCTCTAACTTGTAAACAGAGATATCAAACAACATTGTCAGAGGCAAGGTTAAGGATCTCGCAAACAAACTGCTTTTTGGAATGAAATTCACTTCGATGGCCTTAAATTAGGCAGTCTACTCATTTGAAGattaaatttgtacaaaatctTGATTCTCTCCCATTTTGGGGACAATAGAGCATATTGGCTTCACTTTCTGCACATTATTTGGTTCTTTTATATGTAGATCATtcttttcaatatattttgattataagtTGACTCTGTGCACAGATTTGCTACAGAAGCACCTTGGGATCATGGGATCCAGCACTTTAAAAGTACAAGTCAATCGTGAATCAGATAAGCTGCATTTGGTAGTATTTTCGTAGAAACTGCTGTCAAAGATATTGACCTTCAGCATGTTATGAAACATCTATTAAGCACTTATAGACTCACTTTCACATATTTCAGTGAAAACTCTGCAAAATTGACAGAAAAGCCCTTACAACAATTTGAAATCACTTTTAAGAAAGCCAAGTGCTCACTAAAACACACTACTGACTCCCTAAAATCAGGCTTCACTTCTAACACAGAAAACAAAGCCGCTAAATTTGCTCATATCACAACAAAGACACAAAACCAGAATAGATACagataatcacaaaaaaacaaacattctATTGTACCTCAAGCATGCCCCATGGAGAACCACACCACGGTCCCCTATCTGGCATAGAAGCAGCTGTAACTGTGCCCTGAATCCACGTCATTCTGGATGAATCCTCCGTCTCCACTACCATTTTAACTCTCATCCCAGCTGTCCAAAAAACTCTCATCGCAGAATCAACCACCTCAGCCCTAACTATAAAATCCGCCCACCCTGCCCTGGGATAATACACCACCTCGAATGGCAATCCCAGCACCGCCCTTTCCACAGCCACCGCCACTGCCTCTGCTTTCATACCAGTCTGCTCCCGCCACCTAGCTCCAGCACTATCTCCATTGTTTCCGTACCTCACGGATCGCCTGAGTCCGATGTACATTTTGCCCCTTGAGTCCCGCATGAAAACGACAGAATCTCCAGCGATTAGCTTCTTCCGGTTCACGAACTTGCTCCAGCCGGTAGTTAACAAGTGTCGCCTCGGCGTCCCCCGATAAATGTGGCGAAACTCCCAAACGGCGCCGTGAATGTCGGTGACGGATATGTTTTGGACAGGAGGATCAACTTGGTAGTTGAGTGGCGGGAAAATCGAATCGGCGCAGAACCTCGGGACGGAAAATCCCCCACCGTTATTCGCATCCGACGGCGTCAGAATCTTAGCAAAAGCCACAACGTTGTTCTCCTCAACGTTGCCAATGCTGAGGCCTCGTGGCTGCTGTTCCTGTTGCTGTTCGAGGAAGTTTCTAGAAGGTTCGAGAGCGGTTATTGGATTAAGAACGACTTTGGCGAAGACTTGGTCGGTTACAGGGTCGGCGAGGAACTCGACGTGAGTGATGAGGCAAGGGATGAAAGGTTTCGTGACGGAGAGGGTAATAGAAGGACAGGATTGCTCCACGTGCCCCTGAGGGAAGTAGTATACCCTAGAATTGACGGAGGGAATTTGGACGGAGGAGCCCGCACAAGCGCGCCAGATGCGGGGGTCCACGGCGCGTGGCTCGGCGGGAGAGTACGGCTGCTGAGACGGCATTTCTTAGGGTTTCGTTGGAAGCGCTACACTCTCTGgagagtgttttttttttctcaaagggatattttttttttgggttatcgCGACAttgcttctctctctctctcgctgAGACTTGCTTGCTGTATGAGTATAGTTTATAGTGTGGGCGCGAGTGTCTGATGAGGggtagagagagagggagagacgTATTGGGGTCGAAGAATAGAGGAGTGAGCCGGTGctactattttattttgttttcaaatgcTTCCTTTTAATTGGTCGTTTCAAATTACAGTTTTAGCCACGACAAATCAGTGAATCCATCCGTGGGCCCCTACCAGCCAGCTCCACCCAACACCCTCTTGCTCTGACATCATCATCACGAGAGCCCGTGACGCTCACTCGTTTTCTAGGTGGCAAACACGAGGAGGAGGCTTTGTCTTTGATTATTAGGCGTAATCAATTAAACTAAACTAATTATGTGGGTCTTGGTAATTAGTATTGTGCCAGTTTTGAGAAATGTAAAGGGTTATTTTGCATAGAAAATCTAACACCTCTTGAACGGCTACTCTGCAGTACTATTTACAATATTCTgtcttaaaatattaatttcaattagtgTATTTCATTACATGTATTATTAATGTAAAACGAGACGATAATGATATTCATTATCAATGTAGGCGAGTGAATCTCGTTTTAATGTTTTCTATTTAGGGACTAAATGAGACTGAAATCGATACGATTCGAATGATACCAAAGTTGTTTTCAACGCATACCGAAATACGGTTTAAGAAcaacgttttttttttattttccctttttgtgGGGGAGGAGATGATTCTCGCCGACCTGTGATGTTGATCTATTTACTGTTAAGAGGAATGAATGTATCTTCGAATCCCTAAGACGCCCTTGTACGATATTGAAATAATGGTTGGCTGAGTCCGAGTCCGGTCCAGAAATTATTCAGATGGTGGTAATTGATAAGACTGATGATTGATGAACAAATCAGGTGTTGAGGTATTAAAGGTCAGACAGTGAGAGGTGTCGGTTGACTGTCTGATGGAGACAGACAGAGGGACAAAACgggaaaatgttattttattagctTTGAATTCCGTAACAGCAAATAGCATGGGGCGTAGGACCAGATTTTGATGTCTCATGCTGTGTGCAGACCACTGACCGCCAGTACACGACCTCGTTTTATGCTTGTTTGGTTATTCCGTTGGGTCATCAACAGTTTCCTGCAATGCGCAATGGGAAGAAAAGAGTAAAACAATTTGCCTAAGTTCGTGCCTGGTGCGACAGAGAGACAAAGCATCCATTAAATCGCATTTcgttttagctactctcagAAAGCTTTCAGATCCTTTTGCTAACCCAGTTTTGAAAGATGGCATTATATTAGAAAATAGGCAAatgctatgttacaattaatgtaacatacacactcaacaacaaccacacaaattgtgtGGGTCCATcatttgtgtggttgttgttgagtgtgtatgttacattaattgtaacatagggGCTCcctagaaaatatattataatgaaCAAATTGAACGGAAACACCCACAATATTACAACATCATGTCCGTAATGGAACTGACACAGACTCAGCTGACCACACCCAATAAGCTGATACACAATATCAATGAAATTACATCGGGAACAGAGACGGCAGCTCTAAGTTACTATTTTATTCTAAACAGGACAGATTTTACCACTAATAACTACTGACATGACATCTCCATTAAACCAGTAACAACAGACCACAAAGGCTAAGGTTTTATTATAGGACCACTATTAGTATAGTAAATAGCAAATACTTATGAACCAGTGTGTATTTCACCGATCAATCTTCTTCGGTTTCAGACTCGGCATTCTGGAGCCACTCGATAACTGGCTTGGCATTCTTCCAAACTTGTGAGTTTTTATTGGCACCACCCAGGCCCTTCTGGTACCAATCCAAAATGAACTCTTCTTCCAACAAGTCATTGTCATACAGTGCTTTCAGAACCAGTGCCACCTCTTTCACTGCAGCAGGCCTTGCTTTTCCACAGAAAGACTCAAGAGAGTGCAGCAGAACCATCTGTGATCCCTCCTCTTGAGTTGCTGCAGCCAGGTAGTTCTTCTTTTTGGTCACCTCTTTAGCGAAACCCTTCTCAATGCCATCAAAGAGAGCTACAAACAAAGCATCCATAACTTGAGCAGTCCCAGAGAGTGATCCCAGAAAGGATTTAAATTGGCTGGCAGAGGCACCCTTCTTCAGGAAATCCTTCATTTGATCAGCAAGATGGGTGTTAGGGCCACTAGCTCCATTCTCATGTCCCTTACTCTCCCGGTCTGGAGACTTCTTCCCTgactttttcttctcttcagTTGTAGAAAGCATTACCATATCGGCAGTGACAGAACTCAACTGCTCTTGGATCCGCTGCTTGGCTGCCTCCAGTGAAGTATCTGTCTGCCACTGGAtgtcatcatcatcgtcaGCATCATCAATCGCCGGTTCGTTCTCATCTGCTTGGCTGCGAGATGGAGAGTGATCATCATCAGAAGAATGGGCCTTTTTCTTGGTTGATGCCCCTTTAGCAGTAACATCCTTTGAATTAGCAGAACTGCCTTTCTTCTTTCCTGCCTCTTTCTTAATCTTCTTCAGCTCCTCGTCGGCAGCCTCACCCTCCTTGAGCC contains:
- the LOC102630733 gene encoding uncharacterized protein LOC102630733 isoform X2; its protein translation is MAVALSNHSFLASPRLSSSASLYRHRKTLALHSFNRRPPLLNLELPLHNNTAPGFKSFFAINNKEGFHDGEQASGSEADQKHLLNLKTLIEAYKEAVSNGDEKAVSDIEARIFIVQYEKNELLQKVSSLSAEITSGKEKCIRLQADFENSRKRSEKERLAVRSDAQGEVIERLLLLVDSFERARLQIKPETEKEKKIDTSYQGIYKQFVEIMRSMQVAVVPTVGKPFDPAVHEAIAREESEEFKEGIIIEETRRGFLLGDRLIRPARVKVSVGPGRKKASVANEKSAGQPATAAEGSPLHE
- the LOC102630733 gene encoding uncharacterized protein LOC102630733 isoform X1, which translates into the protein MAVALSNHSFLASPRLSSSASLYRHRKTLALHSFNRRPPLLNLELPLHNNTAPGFKSFFAINNKEGFHDGEQASGSEADQKHLLNLKTLIEAYKEAVSNGDEKAVSDIEARIFIVQYEKNELLQKVSSLSAEITSGKEKCIRLQADFENSRKRSEKERLAVRSDAQGEVIERLLLLVDSFERARLQIKPETEKEKKIDTSYQGIYKQFVEIMRSMQVAVVPTVGKPFDPAVHEAIAREESEEFKEGIIIEETRRGFLLGDRLIRPARVKVSVGPGRKKASVANEKSAGQPATAAEEGSPLHE
- the LOC102631447 gene encoding auxin response factor 17 — its product is MPSQQPYSPAEPRAVDPRIWRACAGSSVQIPSVNSRVYYFPQGHVEQSCPSITLSVTKPFIPCLITHVEFLADPVTDQVFAKVVLNPITALEPSRNFLEQQQEQQPRGLSIGNVEENNVVAFAKILTPSDANNGGGFSVPRFCADSIFPPLNYQVDPPVQNISVTDIHGAVWEFRHIYRGTPRRHLLTTGWSKFVNRKKLIAGDSVVFMRDSRGKMYIGLRRSVRYGNNGDSAGARWREQTGMKAEAVAVAVERAVLGLPFEVVYYPRAGWADFIVRAEVVDSAMRVFWTAGMRVKMVVETEDSSRMTWIQGTVTAASMPDRGPWCGSPWGMLEVTWDEPEILQNAKRVSPWQIEFVSPTQPLHTAFPPAKRLKFSPNYGSMTDVEEEIFFPVNGLGNSTVGCLNPSLLNYNTFPAGMQGARQNPYSLFSLSNFISENNHQMSSDGIFGNNMVPKLRRVSTELNIGSSQSDNLSPDSHSSVHSFGTELGGNQGCNSTKVGVRSIQLFGKIIHMKQPVESGFGDVVCPHDDGSKGFSEREDVNLPLDLSLTYTELLNRFGIQGRGSEVEDEVVAEACSL
- the LOC102606845 gene encoding eukaryotic translation initiation factor 5; translated protein: MALQNIGASNSDDAFYRYKMPKMITKIEGRGNGIKTNVVNMVDIAKALARPPSYTTKYFGNELGAQSKFDEKTGTSLVNGAHDTAKLAGLLENFIKKYVQCYGCGNPETDIIITKTQMVNLKCAACGFVSEVDMRDKLTTFILKNPPVQKKTSKDKKSLRRAEKERLKEGEAADEELKKIKKEAGKKKGSSANSKDVTAKGASTKKKAHSSDDDHSPSRSQADENEPAIDDADDDDDIQWQTDTSLEAAKQRIQEQLSSVTADMVMLSTTEEKKKSGKKSPDRESKGHENGASGPNTHLADQMKDFLKKGASASQFKSFLGSLSGTAQVMDALFVALFDGIEKGFAKEVTKKKNYLAAATQEEGSQMVLLHSLESFCGKARPAAVKEVALVLKALYDNDLLEEEFILDWYQKGLGGANKNSQVWKNAKPVIEWLQNAESETEED